In Paenibacillus dendritiformis, the DNA window GGGCGCTTATGCAATACTCGGTGCTGTGGGTGCTGGTCATCGCTGCCGTATTTATGTCCGCGTTCACCGTCATTGCCGGCAAGATCGGCTGCCTGAACCGCGATTCGCTGCTCTTCATCGTTCAGCGGCAGTACGGGCGCTGGCTGGCCATTCTCATCGGGCTGAGCGTGTTTCTGATCACCGCCGGCTTCCAGACCGGGAACAATATTGGCATCGGCCTGGCCTTCGATACCGCATTTGGCGGAGGCATCGCCTTGTGGGCAAGCGTTTTTCTCGTGATCGCCCTCGCATGTATTTGGACCTCCAGCAACTTCTACAAGCTATTGGAAAAGGTGATGATGCTGATGGTCATCCTGATGATCATCGCCTTCATCGGGAATCTGTTCCGCATATCGCCGGACCTGGGCGCGCTGGCCGCAGGGTTCGCGCCTTCCCCGCCTGCCATCTGGGGGCTGGTCATTGCCATCTCGGCGACCAGCTTCAGCATTGCCGGAGCAGCCGGGCAAGCCTATATGGTTCAGGGCAAAGGCTGGCAGCCGCAAGATCTGCGCAAGAGCAATGCCAGCGCCGTCGTCGGGATCGCGGTCCTCTGCGGCCTGACCCTCATCATTATGATTACGTCGGCGGCCGTGCTCGCCCCCCAAGGCATTCAGGTGCAGAGCGCCCTTGATATGGCCATCCAACTGGAGCCGTTGCTTGGACCGCTGGCGAAATGGCTGTTCCTCCTCGGTCTGTTCGCGGCTTCCTTCTCTTCCTTCATCGCGAACGCCGTCTTGGG includes these proteins:
- a CDS encoding NRAMP family divalent metal transporter, with protein sequence MSNFDTELYPARNPSRRWRKGLLLLGPGFITAAAVLGPGSITVSSSAGALMQYSVLWVLVIAAVFMSAFTVIAGKIGCLNRDSLLFIVQRQYGRWLAILIGLSVFLITAGFQTGNNIGIGLAFDTAFGGGIALWASVFLVIALACIWTSSNFYKLLEKVMMLMVILMIIAFIGNLFRISPDLGALAAGFAPSPPAIWGLVIAISATSFSIAGAAGQAYMVQGKGWQPQDLRKSNASAVVGIAVLCGLTLIIMITSAAVLAPQGIQVQSALDMAIQLEPLLGPLAKWLFLLGLFAASFSSFIANAVLGGMLLSDGFGWGRTLNDKSVKIFTSLLLAGSALIAILAEANPIQLIIMAQATTALGAPLIAIVLLLLGNNKQVLGSRTNGWFMNVLAGLASLWLLYLSVNQLLTFFA